One genomic window of Blastocatellia bacterium includes the following:
- a CDS encoding formylglycine-generating enzyme family protein, with translation MANKNFYLKNFILFLTIFLLFFSFSCKKSKPGDDRRVTPLEKPLTKVSEKYGIKFEDYLIPETISIPAGQFMMGSDQEEEIPKEEQPRHNVTLKAFEIGRLEVTNAQYADFVKATGYENPKWQETNSERVSNMPAMAISWEDAQVYCKWLSDITQKTYRLPTEAEWEYAAGGAQSVKFSWGNPWDPTQANVAGEKKAIIQSASYPANAFGLYDMTGNIWEWCEDFFDAEFYKNSPAENPVKSSEESVSRVQRGGAWNSGEKYARISFRSRNGQSVRSETTGFRVVLAP, from the coding sequence ATGGCTAATAAAAATTTTTACTTAAAAAACTTTATTTTATTTCTTACTATTTTTTTACTATTCTTTAGTTTTTCTTGTAAAAAGAGTAAACCTGGAGATGATCGCCGAGTTACACCACTTGAAAAACCTTTAACAAAAGTTAGTGAAAAATATGGGATAAAATTTGAGGATTATTTAATTCCAGAAACAATTTCTATTCCTGCCGGTCAATTTATGATGGGTAGTGATCAGGAAGAAGAAATCCCAAAAGAAGAACAACCCCGCCATAATGTTACACTTAAAGCTTTTGAAATTGGACGTTTAGAAGTAACTAATGCTCAATATGCAGATTTTGTTAAAGCTACAGGTTATGAAAATCCAAAATGGCAAGAAACTAATAGCGAACGTGTAAGTAATATGCCTGCAATGGCAATAAGTTGGGAAGATGCTCAGGTTTATTGTAAATGGCTTTCAGATATTACCCAAAAAACCTACCGACTCCCAACAGAAGCAGAATGGGAATATGCTGCTGGTGGTGCGCAATCAGTAAAATTTAGCTGGGGTAATCCCTGGGATCCAACCCAAGCCAACGTTGCAGGAGAAAAAAAAGCTATCATTCAATCAGCAAGTTATCCTGCTAATGCTTTTGGCCTTTATGATATGACTGGAAATATTTGGGAGTGGTGCGAAGATTTCTTTGATGCAGAATTCTATAAAAATAGCCCAGCAGAAAACCCTGTTAAATCAAGTGAAGAATCTGTCTCCCGTGTCCAAAGGGGTGGAGCATGGAATAGTGGGGAAAAATATGCTCGTATCTCTTTTCGTAGTCGCAATGGACAAAGTGTTAGATCAGAAACTACAGGTTTTAGAGTTGTGTTAGCTCCTTAG
- a CDS encoding dienelactone hydrolase family protein, giving the protein MNVLRKVLLVSILLTYIIFPILAQDNAENSSRPRRANITGAPRTMEDVRKFEQAIARNKQIVGFVSYYYDGCYNLAALNALLGNKEEAIKWLEKAVEKGLIDTEIINNDPDIDSLKTEKNFSEILKLTEETKSNLARSTPFTVENNLQTDGKKKLPLLVVLHGETENASNLFQLWDSLAKKNQVVLIAPQALYTIGDGHYQWGTMAEGREIVAKAIAEAEKKYPVDTNKIYVMGFSQGATLALNMALSTPERFAGVIAVAPRYLHKLVALEKIKKYSPAVYLANGENEDPHILANNQLAKNLLTDAGLKVELKLFRNTGHAFPANPSLELEKALTWIEQNKKQ; this is encoded by the coding sequence GTGAATGTATTAAGAAAAGTTTTATTAGTATCAATTCTATTAACTTATATTATCTTCCCTATTTTAGCTCAAGATAATGCTGAAAACTCTTCTCGTCCTAGACGTGCTAACATTACTGGCGCACCACGTACTATGGAAGATGTAAGAAAATTTGAGCAGGCAATAGCACGTAATAAACAAATAGTGGGTTTTGTTTCTTATTATTATGATGGTTGTTATAATTTAGCAGCACTTAATGCACTGTTAGGAAATAAAGAAGAAGCAATAAAATGGTTAGAAAAGGCTGTAGAAAAAGGATTAATTGACACCGAGATAATTAATAATGACCCTGATATAGATTCATTAAAAACAGAAAAAAACTTTTCTGAGATTCTTAAGTTAACCGAAGAAACAAAAAGCAACTTAGCTAGAAGCACTCCATTTACAGTTGAAAATAATTTACAAACTGATGGCAAAAAGAAATTACCGCTTCTTGTAGTTTTACATGGAGAAACAGAAAATGCCTCTAATTTATTTCAACTCTGGGATTCACTTGCCAAAAAAAATCAAGTAGTGTTAATTGCTCCACAAGCTCTTTATACAATTGGTGATGGGCATTATCAATGGGGAACAATGGCTGAAGGGCGAGAGATAGTTGCAAAAGCTATTGCAGAAGCAGAAAAAAAATATCCTGTTGATACAAATAAAATTTATGTTATGGGTTTTTCTCAGGGTGCAACCTTAGCCTTAAATATGGCTTTATCTACTCCAGAACGTTTTGCAGGTGTTATTGCTGTTGCTCCTCGGTATCTACATAAACTTGTTGCTCTGGAGAAAATCAAAAAATACTCCCCAGCAGTTTACTTAGCTAATGGAGAAAATGAGGATCCTCATATTTTAGCCAACAATCAGCTAGCTAAAAACTTGTTAACTGATGCAGGCTTAAAAGTAGAATTAAAGCTTTTTCGTAACACTGGACATGCCTTTCCAGCTAACCCATCCCTAGAACTAGAAAAAGCTTTAACTTGGATAGAACAAAACAAAAAGCAATAA
- a CDS encoding efflux RND transporter periplasmic adaptor subunit, with product MKKLALLLSILTTLVLSFSYIFISTTNTKATTETKLENKIENKENPPVNLITLDKESQLLFKLRTTPATNKIINNGFQVPATIKLRPQSQATISSSVTGLLKMKRIITVGDLVKKDEVIATVQQPLNVADQITLDAYQIEQRSRRIKVEDDVDHTRKLLVIANVELTRVKKLYEAGATSLKRLQEAEQKVEFASIEAAHAIRNLIDLGQKDKNFDSNLTIKSPLTGIVASLNATNGEQVESGKTLLTIVDLSNVWVEAQIFENDLPKLYNATNINYQIPAIDSKINTLPVRTNFFNLATNVNPTTRMVAVYFEIPNPENKLIDGLIVKLDINSSEKIERLTVPTQAIIIENEQKIVFVYKGGEQFEKRVITTGIETEENTEILTGLSLGERVVVEGIYQLRAKK from the coding sequence ATGAAAAAACTAGCTTTACTCCTATCTATATTAACTACTTTAGTATTATCTTTTAGTTATATTTTTATATCTACAACAAATACTAAAGCAACTACTGAAACCAAATTAGAAAATAAGATAGAAAATAAAGAAAATCCTCCTGTAAACCTAATTACACTTGATAAAGAATCTCAGCTACTTTTTAAGCTTCGTACAACACCAGCAACTAACAAAATAATAAATAATGGTTTTCAAGTACCAGCTACAATTAAATTACGGCCTCAATCCCAAGCAACTATAAGCAGTTCTGTTACTGGACTACTAAAAATGAAAAGAATTATTACTGTAGGAGATCTGGTAAAAAAAGATGAAGTTATTGCTACTGTTCAACAACCACTTAATGTAGCTGACCAAATTACTTTAGACGCTTACCAAATAGAGCAACGTAGCCGCCGAATTAAAGTAGAAGACGATGTAGACCATACGCGTAAATTATTAGTAATTGCTAATGTAGAATTAACAAGAGTAAAAAAACTTTATGAAGCTGGTGCTACTTCTTTAAAACGTTTACAAGAAGCAGAACAAAAGGTTGAATTTGCTTCTATAGAAGCCGCTCATGCTATACGTAATTTAATTGATCTTGGACAAAAAGATAAAAACTTTGACTCAAATCTTACAATCAAATCTCCTCTTACAGGAATTGTTGCTTCATTAAATGCTACTAATGGCGAGCAAGTAGAAAGTGGTAAAACATTACTTACAATTGTTGATTTATCAAATGTTTGGGTAGAAGCACAAATTTTTGAAAATGACTTACCTAAGCTATATAACGCTACTAATATTAATTATCAAATACCTGCAATAGATAGTAAAATAAATACTTTACCTGTAAGAACAAACTTCTTTAACTTAGCTACAAATGTTAATCCTACAACTCGGATGGTAGCAGTATATTTTGAAATTCCAAATCCAGAAAATAAATTAATAGATGGGCTTATTGTAAAACTAGATATTAATAGCAGCGAAAAGATAGAAAGATTAACCGTACCAACTCAAGCAATAATAATAGAAAATGAACAAAAAATAGTTTTTGTTTATAAAGGCGGAGAACAATTTGAAAAACGTGTAATTACAACAGGAATAGAAACAGAAGAAAATACAGAAATTCTTACTGGGTTAAGCCTAGGAGAAAGAGTAGTAGTAGAAGGAATTTATCAATTAAGAGCAAAAAAATGA
- a CDS encoding right-handed parallel beta-helix repeat-containing protein, which yields MNRITRFIVLASLILAFGFVATSWNTTDVAANHPLLVEGERDFDGDGLLGVDEDLDNASDQVFGTINASLGMANAGANQNGVAVVVTSGRFLETVRITGANGNVTLEAAPGVSAMVEAVRAGNAGNGDRQMRPGIIVDAPATRIVTIRNMISRNWTDGIQINGSSRVVIDNCRVENNTNFGIHVTGSSKVTISNSTVASSGFRSGAAPANNMPNPGIGIGFEGSSTGTVAFTTVSGSVAAGVSNTSSAGRKAVGILSVNAFDNNPNFNGIKPAKGTIPAVAAPSQDDPDNQ from the coding sequence ATGAATAGAATTACTCGATTTATTGTGTTAGCTTCGCTAATTTTAGCATTTGGTTTTGTTGCTACTTCCTGGAATACCACTGATGTAGCAGCTAACCACCCACTATTAGTAGAAGGTGAAAGAGATTTTGATGGTGATGGTTTACTTGGTGTTGATGAAGATTTAGATAATGCTTCTGACCAAGTATTTGGAACTATTAATGCTTCATTAGGTATGGCTAATGCTGGTGCTAACCAAAATGGTGTTGCTGTAGTTGTTACCTCTGGCCGTTTCTTAGAAACTGTTCGTATCACTGGTGCTAATGGTAATGTAACTTTAGAAGCTGCTCCCGGTGTAAGTGCTATGGTTGAAGCTGTTCGTGCTGGTAATGCTGGTAATGGTGATCGTCAAATGCGCCCTGGTATTATTGTTGATGCTCCAGCAACTAGAATTGTCACTATTCGCAATATGATTAGCCGTAACTGGACTGATGGTATTCAAATTAATGGCTCTTCTAGAGTAGTGATTGATAATTGTCGTGTAGAAAATAATACTAACTTTGGTATCCATGTAACTGGATCATCTAAAGTTACTATTAGCAATTCTACAGTAGCTTCTTCCGGTTTCCGTTCTGGTGCTGCCCCTGCCAACAATATGCCTAACCCAGGTATTGGTATTGGTTTTGAAGGTAGTTCAACCGGTACAGTAGCATTTACTACAGTTAGCGGTAGTGTAGCGGCTGGTGTTTCTAACACCTCTTCTGCTGGAAGAAAAGCTGTAGGAATTTTATCTGTCAATGCTTTTGATAACAATCCAAACTTTAATGGTATCAAACCAGCTAAAGGAACTATTCCTGCTGTTGCTGCTCCAAGCCAAGATGATCCAGATAATCAATAA
- a CDS encoding right-handed parallel beta-helix repeat-containing protein: MEKFNIRKVTFLRLVTFALIIAGLILSTNFVKEDVSANHPVLVEGERDFDGDGRLGADEDGDNATDRVYGTITAGLLAANGATNANGQVIVVTNGRFPELIRIPNTDAGQMTVNGVTIVEAAPGIMADIDAVLAGNANNGVRQAAVGVLINTDLTDRAIILRNLNIRNYLEGIQVLGASRVLIDNCRLDSNLNFGIRAMGTSRVSITKTTVQASGMRFNPMMGTPGPGTGVRFEEQARGTIVDSTISGNTATGLSNGSTQSVVLSRTTVFDNGTNVSGTSASSFVKLSDEMTPEVENDSLR, encoded by the coding sequence ATGGAGAAATTTAATATTCGCAAAGTTACTTTTTTAAGATTGGTAACTTTTGCTTTGATTATTGCTGGCCTAATTCTTAGTACAAACTTTGTTAAAGAGGATGTCTCTGCTAATCATCCTGTATTAGTAGAAGGCGAAAGAGATTTTGACGGTGATGGCAGACTTGGTGCTGATGAAGATGGCGATAATGCTACAGATAGAGTCTATGGAACTATAACAGCAGGATTACTAGCTGCTAATGGTGCTACTAATGCTAATGGACAAGTAATTGTTGTTACTAATGGCCGTTTCCCAGAATTAATTCGTATTCCTAATACAGATGCAGGCCAAATGACTGTAAATGGTGTAACTATTGTTGAAGCCGCACCTGGCATTATGGCTGATATTGATGCTGTTTTAGCTGGTAATGCTAATAATGGTGTGCGTCAAGCTGCGGTTGGCGTTCTTATCAATACAGATCTAACTGATAGAGCTATTATTTTACGTAACCTCAATATTCGTAACTACTTAGAAGGAATCCAAGTTTTAGGAGCTTCCAGAGTATTAATAGATAACTGTCGTTTAGATAGCAACCTTAACTTTGGTATTCGTGCTATGGGAACCTCCAGAGTCAGTATAACCAAAACTACTGTTCAAGCTTCTGGTATGAGATTTAATCCTATGATGGGAACACCAGGCCCAGGTACAGGTGTCCGCTTTGAAGAACAAGCTAGAGGAACTATTGTTGATAGTACAATTTCTGGCAATACCGCTACTGGATTAAGCAATGGCTCTACTCAATCTGTTGTACTATCAAGAACTACTGTTTTTGATAATGGCACCAATGTTTCTGGTACTTCAGCTTCTTCTTTTGTTAAGTTGTCTGATGAAATGACACCAGAAGTAGAAAATGATTCATTAAGATAA
- a CDS encoding SpoIIE family protein phosphatase, whose product MHYLIIYSPGLPPRTVWLTQNKQTIGRSSRADININDSFASRIHAVLELRGDNYWLTDLGSQNGTYYNETRVSRELCLTPTDRIRIGETELHYYRETAEGAGTKTSVIFHNNQSGQSPEVTLGPEPGTRMSRVLVPSSTQLLSDKQLQRKVAKDFVDNAQQRDLLALVTKVGLMLSDWSLDQLLENILDIVFENIQADRGFLLLVEKSGDLTCKVARYRVPPSTGETPEVAISRHISDLVLQQKSVLTSDAQQDARFAGAQSIVLSGMRSCMAVPLALHEQVLGMIYVDNPYEKRFSEDDLRVLTTIASVAAIKVEQARFLKEHLEKQRIEQELEVAVTIQKRILPQEPPAMEGLEVIGVNIPCHTVGGDYYDFVISSPENIGFCIADVSGKGIPAALLVSTLQATFRATIEQPDLLEAISRINKVICRSTPSYNYITFFYGLLNKHSKGFTSINAGHNAPLVIRRGGKVLKLEKGGFCLGMFEKAQYEVEEIFLEDGDLVCLYTDGVTEANNVEQEEFGEARLITFLQENRTLALDELSKQLYRQIENFVGDEPQHDDLTYILFRLESDLSDGETIIFDIPDDED is encoded by the coding sequence ATGCATTATTTAATTATTTATTCACCGGGCCTACCACCTCGTACTGTTTGGCTTACCCAAAATAAACAAACCATTGGACGCTCAAGCCGTGCAGATATAAATATTAATGACTCTTTTGCTTCTCGTATTCATGCAGTTTTAGAACTGCGTGGAGATAATTACTGGCTTACAGATCTTGGTAGTCAAAATGGTACATATTACAATGAAACTCGTGTTTCAAGAGAGCTTTGTTTAACACCAACAGATCGAATTAGAATCGGTGAGACCGAACTACATTACTATAGGGAAACTGCTGAAGGTGCAGGAACAAAAACTAGCGTTATTTTCCATAATAACCAATCGGGTCAAAGCCCTGAAGTTACTTTAGGCCCTGAGCCTGGGACACGTATGTCACGGGTGCTTGTGCCTTCCTCTACCCAACTTTTATCAGACAAGCAATTACAAAGAAAAGTAGCAAAAGATTTTGTTGATAATGCACAACAAAGAGATCTTTTAGCACTAGTAACAAAAGTAGGGTTAATGCTTTCTGATTGGTCATTAGATCAATTGTTAGAAAACATTTTAGATATAGTTTTTGAAAATATTCAGGCTGACCGAGGATTTTTATTACTTGTAGAAAAAAGCGGTGATTTAACCTGTAAAGTTGCCCGTTATCGAGTTCCACCATCTACTGGAGAAACGCCTGAAGTAGCTATTAGTCGTCATATTTCTGATTTAGTTTTACAACAAAAGTCGGTTTTAACTTCAGATGCACAACAGGATGCAAGATTTGCTGGCGCACAATCAATAGTTTTATCTGGTATGCGTTCCTGTATGGCTGTTCCATTAGCACTACATGAACAAGTTTTAGGAATGATTTATGTAGATAATCCTTATGAAAAACGTTTTAGTGAAGATGATCTACGTGTATTAACTACTATTGCATCTGTAGCAGCAATTAAAGTTGAGCAAGCACGTTTTCTAAAAGAGCATTTAGAAAAACAACGAATTGAGCAAGAATTAGAAGTAGCAGTAACAATTCAAAAGCGTATTTTGCCGCAAGAGCCTCCTGCTATGGAGGGTTTAGAAGTAATAGGTGTTAATATTCCTTGTCATACAGTAGGAGGGGATTACTATGATTTTGTTATATCTTCTCCAGAAAATATTGGTTTTTGTATTGCTGATGTGTCTGGCAAAGGAATCCCAGCAGCATTGCTTGTATCTACTTTACAAGCAACTTTTCGTGCAACCATAGAACAGCCTGATCTATTAGAAGCAATTTCACGAATTAACAAAGTAATTTGTCGTAGTACACCTTCTTATAACTATATTACTTTCTTTTATGGGTTATTAAATAAACATTCAAAAGGTTTTACCTCAATCAATGCTGGTCATAACGCTCCGCTAGTAATTAGGCGAGGTGGAAAAGTATTAAAGCTTGAAAAAGGTGGTTTTTGTTTAGGGATGTTTGAAAAAGCTCAATATGAAGTAGAAGAAATATTTTTAGAAGATGGTGATTTGGTTTGTCTTTATACTGATGGTGTAACAGAAGCAAATAATGTTGAGCAAGAAGAATTTGGTGAGGCACGGCTTATTACTTTTTTACAAGAAAACCGAACTTTAGCATTAGATGAGCTTTCCAAACAGCTTTACCGACAAATAGAAAATTTTGTAGGAGATGAGCCACAACACGACGATTTAACTTATATATTATTTAGGCTAGAAAGCGATTTATCCGACGGGGAAACAATAATTTTTGACATTCCAGATGATGAAGATTAA
- a CDS encoding superoxide dismutase, translated as MSGNQPYQEQKYDLSNLNGISDKQLEIHFGLYAGYVKNTNLLNEQIGDLLKNGKGGTPEYAELKRRLGFEYNGMRLHEYYFGNMTKSPQDLASDSKLHTQINNVFGSYDNWKTDFVKVGTMRGVGWAMLYQDPTNGNLSNHWITLHEDGHPAGFTPLLVMDVWEHAFMVDYKPAERAKYIEAFFSNICWNSVEKRMS; from the coding sequence ATGTCTGGAAATCAGCCCTACCAGGAGCAGAAATACGACCTTTCTAATCTTAATGGTATTTCCGATAAACAATTAGAAATTCACTTTGGGCTATACGCTGGCTATGTGAAAAATACTAATTTACTAAATGAACAAATCGGTGATTTGCTAAAAAATGGTAAAGGTGGCACACCTGAATATGCAGAACTTAAACGCCGCTTAGGTTTTGAATATAATGGTATGCGCTTACATGAATATTACTTCGGTAATATGACTAAAAGTCCACAAGATTTAGCAAGCGATTCAAAGCTACATACTCAAATCAACAATGTTTTTGGCAGTTATGACAACTGGAAAACAGATTTTGTAAAAGTTGGAACAATGCGCGGTGTAGGCTGGGCAATGCTTTATCAAGACCCAACCAATGGAAATCTTTCTAATCACTGGATTACATTACATGAAGATGGACATCCAGCCGGATTTACTCCACTACTTGTAATGGATGTCTGGGAACATGCTTTTATGGTAGATTACAAACCTGCTGAACGCGCCAAATATATAGAAGCTTTCTTTTCTAATATTTGCTGGAATAGTGTAGAAAAAAGAATGAGCTAA
- the queF gene encoding NADPH-dependent 7-cyano-7-deazaguanine reductase QueF, protein MSTGYTEKEAKAGLDVALPSIECWPNQFQDYEIEIEIPEFTSICPKTGLPDFGTITIRYQPNEFCVELKSLKQYFLEYRNIGIFYENVINRVLNDFVAACQPVWAEVIGEFTPRGGIRSRAKVRYPKVEKS, encoded by the coding sequence ATGTCCACCGGATATACAGAAAAAGAAGCAAAAGCCGGATTAGATGTAGCACTTCCTAGCATTGAATGTTGGCCTAATCAATTTCAAGATTATGAAATCGAGATTGAAATCCCTGAATTTACTTCTATTTGCCCTAAAACAGGACTACCTGATTTTGGAACTATCACAATTCGCTATCAACCTAATGAATTTTGCGTAGAATTAAAATCCTTAAAGCAATATTTCTTAGAATATCGAAACATTGGCATTTTCTATGAAAATGTTATTAATCGGGTGTTAAATGATTTTGTAGCAGCTTGTCAGCCGGTTTGGGCTGAGGTAATAGGCGAATTTACCCCACGCGGTGGTATTCGTTCCAGAGCCAAAGTACGCTATCCAAAAGTGGAAAAGAGTTAG
- a CDS encoding VWA domain-containing protein produces the protein MLRKHLFLSIILLFLFSASVFAQENSNQNNQDDGEAIRIDTELIQLDVVVTDKKGNIVNNLTKEDFQLLEDDKLQDISFFSIVRPKVEAKSTIKTPVNNNKNIPIDVPLIEQSGRNFIILVDDLHISFNNIVNVRKQLLNLINTQFQVGDKVAVISTGGGLGFLQQLTDDPRVMRRAVERLRSQVRPTVPPNNLANLTEFQAQKILEGEIESLDLAVMRYLENVGVPIPRTTVERDIQTTSRQIVDALNLQTTATLQTVRNSILALKSVPGS, from the coding sequence ATGTTACGAAAGCATTTGTTTTTATCTATAATTCTGCTTTTTCTCTTTAGTGCCTCAGTTTTTGCTCAAGAAAATTCTAATCAAAATAATCAAGATGATGGTGAAGCTATACGTATTGACACAGAACTAATACAACTTGATGTAGTGGTGACAGACAAAAAAGGCAATATAGTCAATAATTTAACAAAAGAAGATTTTCAGCTATTAGAAGATGATAAACTGCAAGATATTTCGTTTTTTTCCATAGTACGCCCTAAAGTAGAAGCAAAATCTACTATTAAAACTCCAGTAAATAATAATAAAAATATTCCTATAGATGTTCCACTTATTGAACAGTCTGGCCGCAATTTTATTATCTTGGTTGATGACCTACATATTAGTTTTAACAATATAGTTAATGTAAGAAAACAACTTCTCAATTTAATTAATACCCAATTTCAAGTTGGAGATAAAGTTGCAGTTATTAGCACTGGTGGAGGACTTGGATTTTTACAGCAACTAACCGATGATCCAAGAGTAATGCGTAGAGCAGTTGAAAGACTTAGATCTCAAGTTCGTCCAACAGTTCCACCAAATAACTTAGCTAACCTAACAGAATTTCAAGCACAAAAAATTTTAGAAGGTGAGATTGAATCTTTAGATTTAGCTGTTATGAGATATCTTGAAAATGTTGGAGTTCCTATTCCAAGAACTACAGTTGAAAGAGATATACAAACTACATCCCGCCAAATAGTTGACGCGCTAAATCTTCAAACTACTGCTACTTTGCAAACAGTTCGTAACAGTATTCTTGCTCTTAAAAGTGTACCAGGGTCGTAA
- a CDS encoding VWA domain-containing protein codes for MILVSDGFLLEPREADHYQQMQRIVDSATRAGVVIYSLGSDGLGFGPNNPFGAEKSSFDLTGVGISLSGREQFASLIGLNTLAADTGGVSIINTNDLSGGLKRIVDESSSYYLLAYYPTSVEKDGKFKKFQIKIKSRKDLTIKTRKGYFSGGEKIDLKELAKKEKNAKEKAAKNNKVDNNKDSSQENVENTNSNINSNLFQAMTSILPVKDVNLKLKADFLGYIDNSKDNSAVSLAVNLNNIDFNKVNNNYQNKLNTLLVVVAENGKIAHSSESVLDLNLTEARYKQIGKAWFFFSRTLTLKPGFYNIRFALRDPISNKLGSATTWVEVPDLEKSKLALSNILLLHSNDNAKDVATNISGSGQALNIFSEKSSIGFLCYVFDNKASKKFLN; via the coding sequence ATGATTTTAGTCTCAGATGGTTTTTTACTTGAGCCTAGAGAAGCTGATCATTACCAACAAATGCAACGAATTGTTGATTCTGCTACTCGTGCAGGCGTTGTAATTTACTCTTTAGGTAGTGATGGATTAGGTTTTGGCCCTAATAATCCTTTTGGGGCTGAAAAGTCTTCTTTTGATCTTACAGGAGTTGGAATAAGTCTATCTGGGCGTGAACAATTTGCTAGTTTAATTGGGTTAAATACTTTAGCTGCTGATACAGGAGGAGTTAGCATTATTAATACTAATGACTTGTCTGGAGGACTAAAACGTATTGTTGATGAAAGTTCTAGCTATTATTTACTAGCTTATTATCCAACATCAGTTGAAAAAGATGGCAAGTTTAAAAAATTCCAAATTAAGATAAAATCCCGAAAAGATTTAACTATAAAAACTCGAAAAGGCTACTTTAGTGGTGGTGAAAAAATTGATCTAAAAGAGTTAGCAAAAAAAGAAAAAAACGCAAAAGAAAAGGCAGCAAAAAATAATAAAGTTGATAACAATAAAGATAGCAGCCAAGAAAATGTAGAAAACACTAACTCAAATATTAACAGTAACTTATTTCAAGCTATGACATCAATTTTGCCTGTTAAAGATGTTAACTTAAAACTAAAAGCTGATTTTTTAGGCTATATTGATAATAGCAAAGATAATAGCGCAGTTTCTTTAGCTGTTAATCTTAACAATATTGACTTCAATAAAGTTAATAATAACTACCAAAATAAGCTAAATACTTTGTTAGTTGTAGTTGCAGAAAACGGTAAAATTGCACACTCATCAGAAAGCGTTTTAGATTTAAATCTTACAGAAGCCCGCTATAAACAAATAGGAAAAGCTTGGTTTTTCTTTAGTCGAACTTTGACATTAAAACCAGGTTTTTATAATATTCGCTTTGCCCTACGTGATCCTATTAGCAATAAACTTGGCAGTGCTACAACCTGGGTAGAAGTGCCAGACTTAGAAAAATCTAAATTAGCTTTAAGTAATATTTTGCTATTACATTCAAATGATAATGCTAAAGATGTTGCTACGAATATTAGCGGTAGTGGGCAAGCTTTGAATATATTTTCAGAAAAATCATCTATTGGATTTTTATGCTATGTCTTTGATAATAAAGCTAGTAAAAAATTCCTGAACTAA